One genomic segment of Sminthopsis crassicaudata isolate SCR6 chromosome 2, ASM4859323v1, whole genome shotgun sequence includes these proteins:
- the LOC141556737 gene encoding alpha-1-antiproteinase-like: MMPVTLKFCLILAGLCSLIPSHLAEEPPASEDTEHPLSASHRISPYMADFSFDFYRLLISKSNNTNVFFSPVSIFTAFTLLALGAKSATHDQILQGLRFNLTEISEQEIFQGFHQLLSTINRPGNELQLTTSNGLFIDKKLKVVEKFLEDSKKLYGSDTFSINFEDKEAAKKQINDYVEKETQGNIVDLIQDLSPEAVFILVNCIFFKGKWEKPFEAEFTEERSFHVDAETTVPVQTMHRIGMFQVTYDGDLACWVVTMNYLGNATAFFILPNVGKLEQVENALSKELIQKWSGNLYRRAIDLYFPKVSISGKYDLKILSDLGITDVFGEKSDLSGITQEAKLKLSQALHKAVLKIDEKGTEASGATYLEAIPMSIPPIIDFNRPFLIAMYHTETRNVLFLGKVVNPSGN, from the exons atgaTGCCAGTCACTCTGAAATTTTGCCTGATACTGGCTGGGCTATGCAGCCTCATCCCCAGCCACCTAGCTGAGGAGCCTCCAGCAAGTGAAGATACTGAACACCCATTATCTGCAAGCCACCGAATTTCTCCTTATATGGCTGATTTTAGCTTCGATTTTTACAGGCTGCTGATTTCTAAATCCAACAATACCAATGTGTTCTTTTCCCCAGTGAGCATCTTCACTGCTTTTACCCTTTTGGCTCTTGGGGCCAAATCAGCCACTCATGATCAGATCCTACAGGGTTTGAGATTCAATCTCACTGAGATTTCAGAACAAGAAATCTTCCAAGGCTTCCATCAGCTTCTCAGTACAATTAACCGACCTGGAAATGAGCTTCAACTGACCACAAGCAATGGCCTGTTCATAGACAAAAAGCTGAAAGTTGTAGAGAAGTTTTTGGAAGATAGCAAGAAACTATATGGTTCAGATACTTTCTCTATTAATTTTGAAGACAAGGAAGCTGCCAAGAAACAAATCAATGACTATGTAGAGAAGGAGACCCAAGGAAATATAGTGGATTTGATTCAGGATCTTAGCCCTGAGGCAGTCTTCATTCTGGTGAATTGCATTTTCTTTAAAG GCAAATGGGAGAAACCTTTTGAAGCAGAATTCACTGAGGAACGTTCCTTCCATGTGGATGCTGAAACAACAGTGCCTGTTCAAACAATGCACCGCATTGGCATGTTCCAAGTGACTTATGATGGTGACCTGGCCTGCTGGGTTGTGACCATGAACTATCTGGGAAATGCAACTGCCTTTTTTATACTGCCAAATGTAGGGAAGTTGGAACAAGTGGAAAATGCCTTGAGTAAAGAGCTGATTCAGAAATGGTCAGGAAACTTGTATCGCAG AGCAATTGatttatattttccaaaagtTTCCATCTCAGGAAAATATGATCTGAAAATACTAAGTGATCTGGGTATCACTGATGTATTTGGAGAAAAATCTGATCTCTCTGGAATCACACAAGAAGCAAAACTTAAACTTTCCCAG GCTTTGCACAAGGCTGTGTTGAAAATTGATGAGAAAGGAACTGAGGCTTCAGGAGCCACATACTTGGAAGCGATTCCTATGTCCATTCCCCCAATCATTGATTTCAACAGGCCTTTTCTGATCGCTATGTATCATACTGAAACAAGGAATGTGCTTTTCTTGGGGAAAGTTGTGAATCCTAGCGGAAATTAA